Proteins found in one Triticum aestivum cultivar Chinese Spring chromosome 4D, IWGSC CS RefSeq v2.1, whole genome shotgun sequence genomic segment:
- the LOC123097778 gene encoding asparagine synthetase [glutamine-hydrolyzing] 1: MCGILAVLGCADWSQAKRARVLSCSRRLKHRGPDWSGLFQCEGNFLAQQRLSVVSPLSGDQPLYNEDRTVVVVANGEIYNHKKIRKQFAAKHTFTTGSDCEVIIPLYEEYGENFVNMLDGVFSFVLYDTRNKTYMAARDAVGVNPLYFGRGSDGSVWIASEMKALHEDCPKFELFPPGNLYSSAAGGFRRWYNPQWFAEHVPATAYQPLVLREAFEKAVIKRLMTDVPFGVLLSGGLDSSLVASVTKRHLIETEAAKKFGTELHSFVVGLEGSPDLKAAREVADYLGTIHHEFHFTVQDGIDAIEEVIYHNETYDVTTIRASTPMFLMARKIKALGVKMVLSGEGSDELLGGYLYFHYAPNKEEFHKETCRKVKALHQYDCLRANKATSAWGLEVRVPFLDKEFIDVAMSMDPEWKLYDADLGRIEKWVLRKAFDDEKEPYLPRHILYRQKEQFSDGVGYNWIDGLKAFTEQQVTDEMMKNAAEEYPYNTPINKEAYYYRMIFERLYPQESARETVSWGPSIACSTPAAIEWVAQWKASNDPSGRHIASHNDAAPAHAHANGNGAVANGKANGNGTANGNANANGTLVPC, translated from the exons ATGTGTGGGATTTTGGCCGTCCTCGGCTGCGCCGACTGGTCGCAGGCCAAGAGGGCTCGCGTCCTCTCCTGCTCCCGCAG GCTGAAGCACCGTGGGCCGGACTGGTCCGGGCTGTTCCAGTGCGAGGGCAACTTCCTGGCGCAGCAGCGGCTCTCCGTCGTCTCCCCGCTCTCCGGCGACCAGCCCCTCTACAACGAGGACCGGACCGTCGTCGTCGTG GCCAATGGAGAGATCTACAACCACAAGAAGATCCGCAAGCAGTTCGCCGCCAAGCACACCTTCACCACCGGCAGCGACTGCGAGGTTATCATCCCTCTG TATGAGGAGTACGGCGAGAACTTCGTCAACATGCTGGACGGCGTCTTCTCCTTCGTACTGTACGACACCCGCAACAAGACGTACATGGCCGCCCGCGACGCCGTGGGCGTCAACCCCCTCTACTTCGGCCGGGGCAGCGACG GCTCCGTCTGGATTGCGTCTGAGATGAAGGCGCTCCACGAGGACTGCCCAAAGTTCGAGCTCTTCCCTCCGGGGAACCTGTACTCGAGCGCCGCCGGCGGGTTCCGGCGGTGGTACAACCCGCAGTGGTTCGCCGAGCACGTCCCGGCGACGGCGTACCAGCCCCTCGTCCTCAGGGAGGCGTTCGAGAAG GCCGTCATCAAGAGGCTCATGACTGACGTGCCCTTCGGCGTCCTCCTCTCCGGCGGCCTCGACTCCTCTCTCGTCGCCTCGGTGACCAAGCGCCATCTCATCGAGACTGAAGCCGCCAAGAAGTTTGGAACTGAGCTCCACTCCTTTGTCGTCGGCCTAGAG GGCTCACCTGATCTGAAGGCCGCGAGAGAGGTAGCTGACTATCTTGGAACCATCCATCACGAGTTCCACTTCACCGTCCAG GATGGCATCGACGCCATCGAGGAGGTGATCTACCACAACGAGACGTACGACGTGACGACCATACGTGCGAGCACGCCGATGTTCCTGATGGCGCGCAAGATCAAGGCGCTCGGGGTTAAGATGGTGCTGTCCGGGGAAGGCTCCGACGAGCTCCTTGGCGGCTACCTCTACTTCCACTACGCCCCAAACAAGGAGGAGTTCCACAAGGAGACATGCCGCAAG GTGAAGGCGCTCCATCAGTATGACTGCCTGCGCGCCAACAAGGCCACGTCGGCTTGGGGGCTGGAAGTCCGCGTGCCGTTCCTCGACAAGGAGTTCATCGACGTCGCCATGAGCATGGACCCCGAGTGGAAACTG TACGACGCGGATCTGGGCCGCATCGAGAAGTGGGTTCTGAGGAAGGCGTTCGATGACGAGAAGGAGCCTTACCTGCCAAGG CATATCTTGTACAGGCAGAAAGAGCAATTCAGCGACGGCGTCGGCTACAACTGGATCGACGGCCTCAAGGCTTTTACTGAGCAGCAGGTGACTGACGAGATGATGAAGAACGCCGCAGAGGAGTACCCCTACAACACCCCCATCAACAAGGAGGCGTACTACTACCGGATGATCTTCGAGAGGCTCTACCCTCAG GAGTCGGCGAGGGAGACGGTGTCGTGGGGCCCGAGCATCGCGTGCAGCACGCCGGCGGCCATCGAGTGGGTGGCGCAGTGGAAGGCCTCCAACGACCCCTCCGGCCGGCACATCGCCTCCCACAACGATGCCGCCCCCGCTCACGCCCACGCCAACGGCAACGGGGCGGTGGCCAACGGGAAGGCCAACGGGAACGGCACGGCGAACGGGAACGCCAACGCCAACGGGACTCTGGTCCCGTGCTAG
- the LOC123097779 gene encoding protein PMR5 isoform X1, whose translation MLLLCKSSVLAVLLLHALSLPASALAVGLGRRHRRDVLPGPKGCDVFSGSWVRDDGSAEAAYTGYKCPVIDAEFNCQLYGRPDSDYLRYRWKPASCELPRFDGADFLTRMKGKTVMFVGDSLGRNQWESLVCLLHAAAPQSPSQLVSADPLYTYRFMEYELVVSFYRAPYLVDIDVVQGKRVLMLDDIAENAQAWRGADVLSFNSGHWWTHTGALQGWDYMGEGGRYSEDMDRMVAFQRGMTTWANWVDLNVDPAKTRVFFQSMSPTHYRLEQLQGVAQPGVQELLRRDGPIGWAQLHGAADGPGAGDENGAAGHEKPGPFARHHGAVGAAEGRAPVGLQRRLLAGAARQPRRLRRLQPLVPPGPTGHLEPALLHLALLPIATVLDLHLARCCSCSVGINYFPLIPLWMCHVSGIGRHD comes from the exons ATGCTGCTCTTGTGCAAGAGCTCCGTGCTCGCCGTCCTGCTCCTCCACGCCCTCTCTCTGCCCGCCTCGGCGCTCGCCGTCGGGCTCGGGCGGCGCCACCGCCGCGACGTCCTGCCCGGGCCCAAGGGCTGCGACGTCTTCAGCGGCAGCTGGGTCCGCGACGACGGCTCCGCCGAGGCTGCCTACACCGGCTACAAGTGCCCGGTCATCGACGCGGAGTTCAACTGCCAGCTCTACGGCCGGCCGGACTCCGACTACCTCCGGTACCGCTGGAAGCCGGCCAGCTGCGAGCTACCCAG GTTTGACGGCGCAGACTTTTTGACGCGGATGAAGGGGAAGACGGTGATGTTCGTGGGGGATTCGCTGGGCCGTAACCAGTGGGAGTCGCTCGTCTGCCTGCTGCACGCCGCCGCACCGCAGTCGCCGTCGCAGCTCGTCTCCGCCGACCCTCTCTATACCTACAGGTTCATG GAGTACGAGCTGGTGGTGTCTTTCTACCGCGCGCCGTACCTGGTGGACATCGACGTGGTGCAGGGGAAACGGGTCCTCATGCTCGACGACATCGCCGAGAACGCCCAGGCATGGCGCGGCGCCGACGTGCTCTCCTTCAACTCCGGCCACTGGTGGACGCACACCGGCGCGCTTCAGGG GTGGGATTACATGGGGGAGGGCGGGCGGTACTCGGAGGACATGGATAGGATGGTGGCGTTCCAGCGCGGGATGACCACATGGGCCAACTGGGTGGACCTCAACGTCGACCCGGCCAAGACCCGTGTCTTCTTCCAGTCCATGTCCCCCACCCACTACAG GCTCGAGCAGCTCCAAGGAGTGGCCCAACCCGGTGTCCAAGAACTGCTACGGAGAGACGGTCCCATTGGCTGGGCTCAACTCCACGGCGCAGCCGATGGGCCAGGAGCAGGTGACGAAAACGGTGCTGCAGGGCATGAAAAGCCCGGTCCGTTTGCTCGACATCACGGCGCTGTCGGCGCTGCGGAAGGACGCGCACCCGTCGGTTTACAGCGGCGACTTCTCGCCGGCGCAGCGCGGCAACCCCGCCGGCTCCGCCGACTGCAGCCACTGGTGCCTCCCGGGCCTACCGGACACCTGGAACCAGCTCTTCTACACCTTGCTCTTCTACCAATAGCAACCGTACTGGACCTGCATTTGGCCAGATGCTGCAGCTGCAGTGTTGGTATTAATTATTTTCCTCTGATTCCGCTGTGGATGTGTCATGTGAGCGGTATAGGTAGACATGATTGA
- the LOC123097779 gene encoding protein PMR5 isoform X2, whose product MLLLCKSSVLAVLLLHALSLPASALAVGLGRRHRRDVLPGPKGCDVFSGSWVRDDGSAEAAYTGYKCPVIDAEFNCQLYGRPDSDYLRYRWKPASCELPRFDGADFLTRMKGKTVMFVGDSLGRNQWESLVCLLHAAAPQSPSQLVSADPLYTYRFMEYELVVSFYRAPYLVDIDVVQGKRVLMLDDIAENAQAWRGADVLSFNSGHWWTHTGALQGWDYMGEGGRYSEDMDRMVAFQRGMTTWANWVDLNVDPAKTRVFFQSMSPTHYSSKEWPNPVSKNCYGETVPLAGLNSTAQPMGQEQVTKTVLQGMKSPVRLLDITALSALRKDAHPSVYSGDFSPAQRGNPAGSADCSHWCLPGLPDTWNQLFYTLLFYQ is encoded by the exons ATGCTGCTCTTGTGCAAGAGCTCCGTGCTCGCCGTCCTGCTCCTCCACGCCCTCTCTCTGCCCGCCTCGGCGCTCGCCGTCGGGCTCGGGCGGCGCCACCGCCGCGACGTCCTGCCCGGGCCCAAGGGCTGCGACGTCTTCAGCGGCAGCTGGGTCCGCGACGACGGCTCCGCCGAGGCTGCCTACACCGGCTACAAGTGCCCGGTCATCGACGCGGAGTTCAACTGCCAGCTCTACGGCCGGCCGGACTCCGACTACCTCCGGTACCGCTGGAAGCCGGCCAGCTGCGAGCTACCCAG GTTTGACGGCGCAGACTTTTTGACGCGGATGAAGGGGAAGACGGTGATGTTCGTGGGGGATTCGCTGGGCCGTAACCAGTGGGAGTCGCTCGTCTGCCTGCTGCACGCCGCCGCACCGCAGTCGCCGTCGCAGCTCGTCTCCGCCGACCCTCTCTATACCTACAGGTTCATG GAGTACGAGCTGGTGGTGTCTTTCTACCGCGCGCCGTACCTGGTGGACATCGACGTGGTGCAGGGGAAACGGGTCCTCATGCTCGACGACATCGCCGAGAACGCCCAGGCATGGCGCGGCGCCGACGTGCTCTCCTTCAACTCCGGCCACTGGTGGACGCACACCGGCGCGCTTCAGGG GTGGGATTACATGGGGGAGGGCGGGCGGTACTCGGAGGACATGGATAGGATGGTGGCGTTCCAGCGCGGGATGACCACATGGGCCAACTGGGTGGACCTCAACGTCGACCCGGCCAAGACCCGTGTCTTCTTCCAGTCCATGTCCCCCACCCACTACAG CTCCAAGGAGTGGCCCAACCCGGTGTCCAAGAACTGCTACGGAGAGACGGTCCCATTGGCTGGGCTCAACTCCACGGCGCAGCCGATGGGCCAGGAGCAGGTGACGAAAACGGTGCTGCAGGGCATGAAAAGCCCGGTCCGTTTGCTCGACATCACGGCGCTGTCGGCGCTGCGGAAGGACGCGCACCCGTCGGTTTACAGCGGCGACTTCTCGCCGGCGCAGCGCGGCAACCCCGCCGGCTCCGCCGACTGCAGCCACTGGTGCCTCCCGGGCCTACCGGACACCTGGAACCAGCTCTTCTACACCTTGCTCTTCTACCAATAG